A window from Desulfovermiculus halophilus DSM 18834 encodes these proteins:
- a CDS encoding glycine cleavage system protein R, with protein MSTRYILTAFGRDRVGIVADVTQVMYELDCNLEDSEMTRLADEFAVIFLFSAPTPEIEDKLTSACRRLELDKGIAAFFRPLGSPEPQKGTGILTTLHVEGVDQCGIIYHISRHLAENKVNIIRVHSRQSSSPQSGTAMYTVDLEVELPSHMSMQELNKGLQHVADALHLDIQTV; from the coding sequence GACAGGGTCGGCATAGTGGCCGACGTGACCCAGGTGATGTACGAGTTGGACTGCAACCTGGAAGACTCGGAGATGACCCGCCTCGCGGATGAGTTTGCGGTCATCTTTCTTTTTTCCGCCCCCACCCCGGAGATTGAAGACAAGCTCACCTCGGCCTGCCGTCGGCTGGAGCTGGACAAGGGCATAGCCGCCTTTTTCCGTCCCCTGGGCAGCCCCGAACCTCAGAAAGGCACCGGCATTTTGACCACCCTGCATGTGGAAGGGGTGGATCAATGCGGGATTATTTATCATATCAGCCGGCATCTGGCTGAGAACAAGGTAAACATCATCCGGGTCCATTCCAGACAGAGCTCCTCCCCGCAAAGCGGAACAGCCATGTATACTGTGGACCTGGAGGTTGAGCTGCCGTCGCACATGAGTATGCAGGAGCTGAACAAAGGTCTTCAGCATGTGGCTGATGCTCTTCATCTGGATATCCAAACCGTATAA
- the ald gene encoding alanine dehydrogenase: MKIGCPSEIKNNEFRVGLTPAAARAYIENGHQVVVQKGAGLGSGIADEEYQNVGAKLEESAQTIWDQAEMIVKVKEPLPDEYDLMRPEQIIYTYFHLAAEEKLTKACLDKKIIAVAYETVQEDSGALPLLKPMSEVAGRMAPLMAAFYMGKPFGGRGLLPTGVPGVLPANVVILGGGVVGSNAAKTASGFGCNVTILDINVNTLEHLENILPVNVFTQYSNSQNLEDALARADIVVGAVLVPGAKAPKLITRDHLKIMKTGSVLVDVAIDQGGCTEMSKPTTHDQPTYVVDGVLHYCVANMPGAYARTSTFALNNMTIPYGLQLANKGVEQACKDNHVLCRGLNAYKGTLTCAPVGEAFGMQDVCRLPEDVL, from the coding sequence ATGAAGATTGGCTGCCCCTCAGAAATCAAGAACAATGAGTTTCGGGTAGGTCTGACTCCGGCTGCGGCCCGGGCCTATATTGAAAACGGCCACCAGGTCGTGGTCCAGAAGGGCGCCGGGCTGGGCTCAGGCATCGCCGACGAGGAGTATCAAAACGTCGGGGCCAAGCTGGAAGAATCCGCCCAGACCATTTGGGATCAGGCCGAGATGATCGTCAAGGTCAAGGAGCCTCTGCCCGATGAATACGACCTGATGCGCCCGGAGCAGATCATCTACACCTACTTTCATCTGGCTGCGGAAGAAAAGCTGACCAAGGCCTGCCTGGATAAGAAAATTATCGCCGTGGCCTATGAGACGGTCCAGGAAGACAGCGGCGCCCTGCCCCTGCTCAAGCCCATGAGCGAAGTGGCCGGCCGCATGGCCCCGCTGATGGCCGCCTTCTACATGGGCAAGCCCTTCGGCGGGCGCGGACTTCTGCCCACCGGAGTCCCCGGGGTCCTGCCGGCCAATGTGGTCATCCTCGGCGGCGGGGTGGTCGGCAGCAACGCAGCCAAGACCGCGTCCGGCTTCGGGTGCAATGTAACCATCCTGGATATCAACGTGAATACCCTGGAGCATCTGGAGAACATCCTTCCGGTCAATGTCTTCACCCAGTACAGCAACAGCCAGAATCTTGAAGACGCTTTGGCCCGGGCCGACATTGTGGTCGGAGCAGTCCTGGTTCCAGGGGCCAAGGCGCCCAAGCTCATCACCCGCGATCATTTGAAAATCATGAAGACCGGTTCCGTGCTTGTGGATGTGGCCATCGACCAGGGCGGGTGCACAGAGATGTCCAAGCCCACCACCCATGATCAGCCCACCTATGTCGTGGACGGCGTGCTCCACTACTGCGTGGCCAACATGCCCGGGGCCTATGCCCGAACCTCCACCTTTGCCCTGAACAACATGACCATCCCCTATGGGCTGCAGCTGGCCAATAAGGGCGTGGAGCAGGCCTGCAAGGACAACCACGTCCTGTGCCGGGGCCTCAACGCCTACAAGGGCACCCTGACCTGCGCCCCGGTGGGCGAGGCCTTCGGGATGCAGGATGTGTGCAGACTCCCGGAAGATGTGCTCTAG
- the alr gene encoding alanine racemase, translating to MHDQPIWAEIDLEAIARNCRYVQSLIPSSSRFMAVVKGNAYGHGSVPVAQTALANGADCLGVARLEEALRLRRAGIQAPVLIFGLTPVSSLTTLLDYDLIPTMASAEMAEAFSDQADRLGVQLPVHLKIDTGMGRLGIGAVPLPGEASAYHPPALAQVQEVCRLPGLRFEGVYTHMAQADADDLTHAKGQIQCFTSLLQDLAAEGLEFPVRHMANSAGVLQLPSSHLDLVRPGLMLYGLSPRPHDPAVTDPLHPAMALKARIAQVKKVAPGFKISYGSTFTTDRESIIATIPVGYADGYFRMLSNAGHMLVHGKRTRIAGRVCMDQAMLDVSHIPDVQAGDEVVIFGSQGTGVLSVDEIAEQCATINYEIVAKLMDRVPRIYTSKRW from the coding sequence ATGCACGATCAGCCGATCTGGGCCGAAATAGACCTGGAAGCCATCGCCCGCAACTGCCGGTATGTGCAGAGTCTCATTCCCAGTTCCTCCCGGTTCATGGCCGTGGTCAAGGGCAACGCTTACGGACACGGCAGCGTGCCGGTAGCTCAGACCGCTTTGGCCAACGGAGCCGACTGCCTGGGAGTCGCCCGACTGGAAGAAGCCCTGCGCCTCCGTCGGGCCGGAATCCAGGCCCCTGTTCTCATCTTCGGTCTTACCCCGGTCTCCTCCCTGACCACCTTGCTGGACTACGACCTGATCCCGACCATGGCCTCAGCAGAGATGGCCGAAGCCTTTTCCGATCAGGCCGACCGGCTGGGCGTTCAGCTCCCGGTGCATCTCAAGATCGATACCGGCATGGGCCGGCTGGGCATCGGGGCCGTCCCCCTTCCGGGAGAGGCCTCCGCATACCATCCCCCTGCTCTGGCTCAGGTCCAGGAGGTCTGTCGCCTGCCCGGATTACGGTTCGAGGGCGTGTACACCCATATGGCCCAGGCCGATGCCGACGATCTGACCCACGCCAAGGGCCAGATCCAGTGCTTCACCTCCCTGCTTCAGGACCTGGCCGCCGAAGGCCTGGAGTTTCCGGTCCGGCACATGGCCAACAGTGCCGGGGTTCTTCAGCTCCCCAGCTCCCATCTGGATCTGGTCCGGCCCGGCCTCATGCTGTACGGGCTCTCTCCCCGCCCTCATGACCCGGCGGTCACCGACCCCTTGCATCCGGCCATGGCCCTTAAGGCCAGGATAGCTCAGGTCAAAAAGGTTGCGCCGGGGTTTAAAATCAGTTATGGATCAACATTTACAACAGACAGAGAATCTATAATTGCCACTATTCCAGTAGGTTATGCTGACGGTTATTTCCGCATGCTCTCCAATGCAGGACACATGCTGGTCCACGGTAAACGGACCCGGATCGCCGGCCGGGTATGCATGGATCAGGCCATGCTGGATGTCAGCCATATCCCCGATGTTCAGGCCGGTGATGAAGTGGTCATCTTCGGTTCTCAAGGAACAGGCGTCCTCTCGGTGGATGAAATAGCCGAACAGTGCGCAACCATCAACTATGAGATCGTAGCCAAGCTCATGGATCGTGTTCCCAGAATCTATACCTCAAAGCGCTGGTGA
- a CDS encoding alanine/glycine:cation symporter family protein: MDAFLSVLNAISGFVWGPYMLVLLVGTGIYLTLGMRLRSITKIGYGFKLLFQGRDKAKQEGEGEITPFQALTTALSATIGTGNIAGVATAIYLGGPGAVFWMWVTALFGMATKYGEAVLAVRYRETMPDGSFVGGPMYYIKNGLGKNWQWLGFLFALFAAIACFGIGNTVQSNSVALAVNQAFNLPHWITGLVLAGLTFAVIIGGIKRIANVTEKIVPFMAVVYVVGALVVIFANISELGNALSLIFTDAFSGTAATGGFTGAGIAAAMRFGVARGVFSNEAGLGSAPIAHAAARTSSPVKQGIVAGLSPFIDTIVVCTMTALVIIMTGAWTSGETSSALTAMAFNKGLPGPGDFVVGFGLIFFAFSTMLAWSYYGQVAVEYIFGLKAVTPFRYLYVILIFIGAVINLDIVWTFSDVMNGLMIVPNLIALLVLSPVIFRITKEYYTGLTRLSGMN; encoded by the coding sequence ATGGACGCATTTCTCAGTGTACTCAACGCCATAAGCGGATTCGTCTGGGGTCCGTACATGCTGGTTCTGCTCGTGGGAACCGGCATCTACCTGACCCTGGGCATGCGTTTACGGAGCATTACCAAGATTGGGTACGGATTCAAGCTGTTGTTCCAAGGCCGGGACAAGGCCAAACAGGAAGGCGAGGGCGAGATCACACCCTTCCAGGCCCTGACCACCGCCCTGTCCGCAACCATCGGCACCGGGAACATCGCCGGCGTGGCCACCGCCATCTACCTGGGCGGTCCCGGAGCAGTGTTCTGGATGTGGGTCACTGCGCTCTTCGGCATGGCCACCAAGTACGGAGAGGCGGTCCTGGCAGTCCGGTATCGGGAAACCATGCCCGATGGCTCCTTTGTCGGCGGGCCCATGTACTACATCAAGAACGGATTGGGCAAGAACTGGCAGTGGCTGGGCTTTCTCTTTGCCCTGTTCGCAGCCATCGCCTGCTTCGGCATCGGGAATACGGTCCAGTCCAACTCCGTGGCCCTAGCCGTGAACCAAGCCTTCAACCTCCCGCACTGGATCACCGGTCTGGTCCTGGCCGGCCTGACCTTTGCGGTGATCATCGGCGGGATTAAGCGGATCGCCAATGTGACCGAAAAGATCGTGCCCTTCATGGCTGTGGTCTATGTCGTTGGGGCCTTGGTGGTGATCTTTGCCAATATTTCCGAACTCGGCAATGCCTTGTCCTTGATCTTCACCGACGCCTTTTCCGGCACCGCCGCCACCGGCGGATTTACCGGAGCCGGGATCGCCGCGGCCATGCGCTTTGGTGTGGCCCGGGGCGTATTTTCCAATGAGGCCGGCCTGGGATCCGCTCCCATCGCCCACGCGGCCGCCCGGACCTCCAGCCCGGTCAAACAGGGCATTGTGGCTGGACTCAGCCCGTTCATCGATACCATCGTGGTCTGCACCATGACCGCCTTGGTCATCATCATGACCGGCGCCTGGACCAGCGGAGAGACCAGCTCCGCCCTGACCGCCATGGCCTTTAACAAGGGCCTCCCCGGACCTGGGGACTTTGTGGTCGGATTCGGCCTGATCTTCTTTGCCTTCTCCACCATGCTGGCCTGGAGCTACTACGGCCAGGTCGCGGTGGAGTACATCTTCGGCTTGAAGGCAGTGACCCCCTTCCGCTATCTGTATGTCATCCTGATCTTCATCGGCGCGGTCATCAATCTGGATATCGTCTGGACCTTCTCCGACGTGATGAACGGTCTGATGATCGTTCCCAACCTGATCGCCCTGCTCGTCTTGAGCCCGGTCATCTTCAGGATAACCAAAGAGTACTACACGGGTCTGACTCGACTTTCAGGAATGAATTAG